The Streptomyces sp. NBC_00659 genomic interval CACGACCGTGCTGCTGGACCTGACGGCCGGGGTGGCGGAGGAGACGACGCAGCGGGCGCTGGAGGAGCTGCGTACCGCGGGGGTCGAGCTCACGGGCAAGCCCGTGGTCTAGCCGGCCGCCGCACCCGCACGTCCGCCGCGCCCGCCGAACCTGCACACGTCCGCGGCACCCGTCACAACGAGTCAGGACGAGTCACGGCGAAGCGCAACGCATCACGCCGAGTCACGGCAAGTCACGGCGATGCGGCAACGCGTCGCACCGAATCGCAAGGCGTCACGCCGAGTCGCACCGGGCGCCACCGGGCGCCACCGGGTCACGCCTCGCCCGTCCCGGCCCGCCTCCGCGCGGTCACGGCTGGGGTGCCGGGCGTCTGAGCAGCGTCCTGACCGGGTGCCACAGCTCCTGGCTGAGCTCGGTGCAGCCGCTCTCGGGGGCCGTGCGCCATATGAGCCCGTCGGGGTGGTGCAGGACCGCGGTGATCTCGTCGGGGGTCGGCGGGGCCGCGTTGCCCCGCAGGTAGACGGCGCGCATGCCCAGGTTCCGCAGCCGTGTCAGGGCGCGGGCCCGGTTCGGGGCGACGACCAGGAAGCGCACGCAGCCGCCCGCCCCACCCGCCGGACTGGGCAGGTTCAGCGCCACGACGACGCTGCCGTTGGGCAGTCTGCAGAAGCCTCCTGCGGCCATTCGGTCATACCCCCGTGCACTTCGGTGTCGATGTCGATGTCAATAAGCCAGGCACAGGAGGCACCTAAACACGATCGGCGGCAACCCGCCAGGGGTTGCCGCCGATACGCTTCTGACCTGCGGAAATGCCGTTACTTCACCGCGGGGCCGACCTTGAGGGAGATCGTCGAGCCATCCTTGGCCTGCTTGACGATCTCGATCTTGGTGTTGGTGTCAGTGATCTTGACACCGCCGGTCGGGTTCCGGTTGTCGTAGTAGTCGCTGGTGTGGTCGTTGAAGACCGACACACCCTTCGACGACGGGATCTTCGTGGCGACGTCGGCGCTGTGCAGCGTGAGACCACCCGTGCGGTACAGGCTGAACGGCGAGTCGTAGGCCTGGATGCGGTTGCGCATCAGCGTGCCGTTGTCCCACCACAGAGCCTTGGAGTGCGAGTCGACCGGAAGGGCGAGGCCGACACCCGGGTGCTGGCTGGTGTTGTTGTCCGCCTGCGAGGTGTCCCACTTCCAGATCAACAGGCCGGTCTGGTAGGCGTAGTGCTCCACCCAGTCCGGACGGGTCGTCGAGAAGCCGAAGTTGTACGGGCCGACCTTGAGGGTCTTGTCGTACGAGACGTACTGGCGGTTCTCCGCGAGGTAGTACTGCGCGTAGTCCTTGGTGAACGAGGCGCCGATGCGGGAGAAGCCGGCGGCGGTCCAAGCGGCGTCGGCCGACTCGGCGTTGTCCGAGAAGAGCGCGGTGCCGTCGGCGGTGACGCTGATCTCGTCGGCCGCGAAGCCCTTCAGCGCCACGCCGCCGTCGCTCTGGTAGCGGAAGCGGACGTCGATCTTCTTGCCCGCGTAGGCGTCGAGCGGGTACGCCAGCTTCGCGTACGCGTCGATGGTGCCGGTGAGGGCGGGCTTGTCGCTGCCGTCACGCGGGATGGCGGCGCCGTCCACCGTGCCGTCGAGAGCGGTCCAGTTGGCGCCGCCGTCGGTCGAGACCTCGGTGTAGAGGTAGTCGTAGTTCGCCTCGATGTCGTACCAGCCGTCGAGGGTCAGCTTCGCCGACGACTTGCCCGTGAGGTCCACGGACCGGGTCAGCGTGTTCTTCAGGTTGTCACCGCTGCCGCTCCACCACTGGGTCGAGCCCTGCGCGGGGTTCACGACCGTGGTCGTGACCGCCTTCTCCGGCAGGGAGACGACGAGCGCCTGCTTGTCGAAGGTGTTGTACTCGGCGACGCCCAGCTTGTGCGTGGACTGCTTGCCGGCCTTGGCGGTGTCGTAGTTCAGCCAGCCGAGCTGGAGCTTGTCCCAGGCGTTGAAGTCGCCGGGGAGGTCCCCGATGGACTGCTTGCCGGTGCCGAGCCAGGAGCCCGAGGACATCAGGGTCCAGAAGCCGGTGGAGTTGTCGCCGCCGGCGGTGTCGTAGTGGTCCGGCAGACCGAGGTCGTGGCCGTACTCGTGGGCGAAGACGCCGAGTCCGCCGTTCTCCGGCTGGATGGTGTAGTCGCCGACCCAGATGCCGGTGTCGCCGATCTGGGCGCCGCCGAGCTTGTTGTCGCCCGGACCCGTGGCGCCCGCGTCGGTGCCGAACGCGTACCAGCGGTGAGCCCAGATGGCGTCCTCGCCCTGAACACCGCCGCCCGCGGACTCGTCCTCACCGGCGTGCACGATCTGGAAGTGGTCGATGTAGCCGTCGGGCTCGTTGAAGTTGCCGTCGCCGTCGAAGTCGTAGCGGTCCCACTGGTCGAACTGGGTCAGGTCCGCCTTGATGGCCGCGTCGGTCCGGCCGGCCGCCTTCTGCTGGGCGACCCAGGAGGTGACGCCGTCCTTGACGACGTTCCACACGCTCGGGCAGTTCGTGCTTCCGCAGG includes:
- a CDS encoding immune inhibitor A domain-containing protein, whose protein sequence is MTNRPWTFRAAAVGVALAAATATFSTYAVAQADSAAASPVVDRHDPQPVRNTVDHDLDGPLSKTQNAQRQEALNQVISGDAKVQKRNGSQVVQLKSKKGDSKYVELGREKTDKIFTILVEFGDQTDPKFGGTAGPAHNTIAAPDRKKDNSTAWQADYNQKHFQDLYFGTGKNVESMKKFYETQSSGRYSVDGEVADWVKVPYNEARYGNNACGSTNCPSVWNVVKDGVTSWVAQQKAAGRTDAAIKADLTQFDQWDRYDFDGDGNFNEPDGYIDHFQIVHAGEDESAGGGVQGEDAIWAHRWYAFGTDAGATGPGDNKLGGAQIGDTGIWVGDYTIQPENGGLGVFAHEYGHDLGLPDHYDTAGGDNSTGFWTLMSSGSWLGTGKQSIGDLPGDFNAWDKLQLGWLNYDTAKAGKQSTHKLGVAEYNTFDKQALVVSLPEKAVTTTVVNPAQGSTQWWSGSGDNLKNTLTRSVDLTGKSSAKLTLDGWYDIEANYDYLYTEVSTDGGANWTALDGTVDGAAIPRDGSDKPALTGTIDAYAKLAYPLDAYAGKKIDVRFRYQSDGGVALKGFAADEISVTADGTALFSDNAESADAAWTAAGFSRIGASFTKDYAQYYLAENRQYVSYDKTLKVGPYNFGFSTTRPDWVEHYAYQTGLLIWKWDTSQADNNTSQHPGVGLALPVDSHSKALWWDNGTLMRNRIQAYDSPFSLYRTGGLTLHSADVATKIPSSKGVSVFNDHTSDYYDNRNPTGGVKITDTNTKIEIVKQAKDGSTISLKVGPAVK